In Hydrogenovibrio marinus, a single genomic region encodes these proteins:
- a CDS encoding ATP-binding protein — protein sequence MTKLVQAAHSESLKSSAPSPFEVGEWLEVLQAMEESYTQSLQYQTEIEEKNQALNQAHQFISGIISSMSDLLIVIDNEHKITQVNPAFLELTGLNEDSVIHHSILDFVQTPQPIKNSLLKQGISLQDLQGSLHTLHGNIPISMSCSCLNPDQCDFKGKVIVARPIGELLTAYEALKKAHQELAQTKEKMVHSEKMAALGRLVSGVAHELNTPISVLKGNLWSLKSYFDEVRPFVHASNEDIEEILEDTPDLLADSQQALKHIADIVKSLKTFSQPHSEKANQLIEIKPILKTATNWVQANSKELTSPTITFSASENLWIHGNPQALQQVVINIVQNAFDALSGKNIADPLNKQIAIHLNKKQQWVEILIEDNGPGIPEEQLERIFDPFFTDKDVGEGTGLGLSISHQLIQSMHGELNVWNRPEGGAAFQILLPGDENLSNSEETQTLTSSHAQEA from the coding sequence ATGACAAAATTGGTTCAAGCTGCTCATTCGGAATCCCTGAAGTCTTCGGCTCCCTCTCCCTTCGAAGTGGGTGAATGGCTGGAAGTTTTACAGGCAATGGAAGAATCTTATACCCAATCCCTGCAATACCAGACTGAAATAGAAGAAAAAAATCAGGCGCTCAACCAGGCTCACCAGTTTATCTCCGGCATCATTTCCTCCATGTCGGATTTGCTGATCGTCATCGACAACGAACACAAGATTACGCAGGTTAATCCCGCCTTTCTGGAATTAACCGGACTGAACGAAGACAGCGTCATTCATCACTCGATACTCGATTTCGTTCAAACACCTCAACCGATCAAAAACAGTCTACTGAAGCAAGGCATCAGCCTACAGGACTTACAGGGCAGCCTACACACTCTGCATGGTAACATCCCGATCAGTATGAGTTGCAGCTGTCTGAACCCGGATCAGTGCGACTTCAAAGGAAAAGTGATCGTCGCAAGGCCAATCGGAGAGCTGCTAACGGCTTATGAAGCTCTCAAGAAAGCTCACCAGGAACTGGCCCAAACCAAAGAAAAAATGGTGCACTCGGAAAAAATGGCCGCACTCGGGCGCTTGGTATCCGGTGTGGCGCATGAGCTGAATACCCCGATCAGCGTTTTGAAAGGCAACCTATGGTCGTTAAAGAGCTATTTTGACGAAGTCAGACCTTTTGTTCACGCGTCAAACGAAGACATTGAAGAGATTCTCGAAGACACCCCGGATCTGCTTGCCGATTCGCAGCAAGCGTTAAAGCACATTGCCGATATCGTCAAAAGCCTGAAAACCTTCAGCCAGCCGCATTCGGAAAAAGCCAATCAACTCATCGAAATCAAACCGATTCTGAAAACCGCTACGAATTGGGTGCAGGCCAACAGCAAGGAACTCACTTCGCCGACCATTACCTTTTCCGCTTCCGAAAACCTCTGGATTCACGGTAATCCACAAGCATTGCAACAGGTTGTTATCAATATTGTGCAAAACGCTTTCGACGCCTTAAGTGGTAAAAATATCGCAGACCCGCTCAACAAACAGATAGCGATTCATCTCAACAAAAAACAACAATGGGTGGAGATTCTAATTGAGGATAACGGCCCCGGCATCCCCGAAGAACAGCTTGAACGAATTTTCGACCCTTTCTTTACCGACAAGGATGTCGGGGAAGGAACTGGCTTAGGGTTAAGCATCAGCCATCAACTCATTCAATCGATGCACGGCGAGCTCAACGTCTGGAACCGACCGGAGGGCGGCGCCGCCTTCCAGATCCTGCTTCCCGGCGACGAAAATCTATCCAATAGCGAAGAGACCCAAACCTTGACTTCCAGTCACGCTCAGGAGGCTTGA
- the hypF gene encoding carbamoyltransferase HypF, with amino-acid sequence MNAYAQITVFGAVQGVGFRPFVWQLARQFGYSGWVLNNASGVKIFLKINSENNPEAEKQFVEALRGQAPALAQVDQVLWEWIDPNATHRELTELKDCCGFTIQKSRPGLMQTAVLADATTCSACLRDVFDPENRRYGYPFTNCTHCGPRYSIIRSMPYDREYTSMAGFNMCPVCQREYQDPSDRRFHAQPNACPACGPQLRLTQFLPSSETSHTQENGLSQPDNWRMIEQVCHYLAKGLILAIKGLGGFHLVCDAGNDSACRTLRQRKSRPQKPFALMASDMDIVKRYAKVSKAAEKKLNSTQAPIVLLPKLGKLPPSELSELVAPNQSRLGIMLPNTPLHSMLMSTWAKTCPNRLLVFTSANLSGYPQIYRDDKEAELMQLADAVLTHNRPIIRRLEDSVMKTSVEGNDCEALRQSRGFAPLRFTMPEGFPSLNTLASGGDLKNSIAFQKGNEITLLHFLGDMENFDIQTAYGEALQDLQQLYQLKPEHIITDKHPGYYVKEEILRYREKHAPAATLTEIQHHHAHLNACLFENAIPLGSPPVLGIILDGLGFGEDGTFWGGEILYGTYDHFIRLGNLAPRPLLGGDKANKEPWRNLYALVRTQDSLENLIQRYPQVKSLRQLQTKPTDLLDSMSKSGLNSPLSSSAGRLFDAVAAVCDLCFDSMSYEGEAAMRLEGLLNEELLLKEWENAYFMQTETNPQSNRQLLDTASIIPQILKDLNNHLSVGQVSARFHICLVKTLLKSAEQLREKFSFQYIVLSGGVCQNGWLIWLFRQMAPPEITLLTHRKLPANDQSIAVGQLCALAARRVNLC; translated from the coding sequence ATGAACGCCTATGCGCAAATTACCGTCTTTGGAGCTGTTCAGGGTGTTGGATTTCGTCCATTTGTTTGGCAGCTTGCAAGACAGTTCGGCTATAGCGGCTGGGTTCTGAACAACGCTTCTGGTGTGAAAATATTTCTCAAAATTAACAGTGAAAACAACCCCGAAGCCGAGAAGCAATTTGTTGAAGCACTCAGAGGACAAGCTCCTGCTCTCGCTCAGGTTGATCAGGTACTCTGGGAATGGATCGATCCGAACGCCACACACAGAGAACTTACCGAACTGAAAGATTGCTGCGGCTTTACGATCCAAAAAAGCCGTCCCGGACTTATGCAAACTGCCGTTTTGGCCGATGCCACCACCTGCTCCGCCTGCCTGCGGGACGTTTTTGACCCCGAAAACCGTCGTTATGGCTACCCCTTCACCAACTGTACTCACTGCGGCCCCCGTTACTCGATTATCCGATCGATGCCGTACGATCGCGAATATACAAGCATGGCCGGTTTTAATATGTGTCCCGTCTGCCAAAGGGAATATCAAGACCCGTCTGATCGGCGCTTCCATGCCCAACCGAATGCATGTCCTGCCTGCGGCCCTCAGCTGAGATTAACGCAATTCCTTCCAAGTTCGGAAACATCACATACGCAGGAAAACGGTCTATCGCAACCGGATAACTGGCGTATGATCGAACAGGTCTGCCACTATCTGGCAAAAGGACTGATCCTTGCAATCAAGGGGCTGGGAGGTTTTCATCTGGTCTGTGATGCTGGCAACGACTCCGCTTGCCGAACACTTCGACAAAGAAAATCTCGCCCTCAAAAACCTTTTGCGTTAATGGCTTCGGATATGGATATTGTTAAACGCTATGCAAAGGTCAGCAAAGCGGCCGAAAAAAAACTGAATTCGACGCAAGCCCCGATTGTCCTTTTGCCGAAACTGGGAAAATTACCTCCCTCCGAACTATCGGAACTGGTTGCCCCGAACCAGTCACGCTTGGGAATTATGCTTCCGAATACCCCCTTACACAGTATGTTGATGTCAACATGGGCGAAGACCTGTCCCAACAGACTCCTGGTTTTTACCTCCGCTAATTTGAGCGGGTATCCGCAGATCTACCGAGATGATAAGGAAGCCGAACTTATGCAGCTCGCCGATGCAGTGTTGACCCACAACCGCCCTATCATCCGCCGTCTTGAAGATTCGGTAATGAAAACTTCGGTCGAGGGAAATGACTGCGAAGCCCTGCGCCAATCACGCGGTTTTGCCCCGTTGCGCTTCACGATGCCGGAAGGCTTTCCTTCATTAAATACCCTAGCATCAGGAGGCGATTTGAAAAACAGCATCGCCTTTCAGAAAGGCAACGAAATCACTCTTTTGCATTTTCTCGGCGACATGGAAAATTTCGATATCCAAACAGCTTACGGCGAGGCATTGCAGGATTTACAACAACTTTACCAACTCAAACCTGAGCACATTATCACCGACAAACATCCTGGGTATTATGTTAAAGAAGAGATCCTCCGCTACAGGGAAAAACATGCTCCGGCAGCGACTCTAACTGAAATTCAGCATCATCATGCCCACCTGAACGCCTGCCTGTTTGAGAACGCTATTCCACTGGGTTCTCCGCCAGTTTTAGGAATTATTCTGGACGGATTGGGATTCGGAGAAGACGGTACATTTTGGGGCGGAGAAATTCTTTACGGAACCTACGATCATTTCATTCGTCTGGGCAACCTCGCTCCCCGTCCTCTACTAGGCGGAGACAAAGCAAATAAAGAACCCTGGAGGAATCTGTATGCGCTCGTTCGCACTCAAGACTCTTTGGAAAACCTGATCCAGCGCTATCCGCAAGTGAAGAGTCTGCGGCAACTGCAGACTAAACCGACCGATTTATTGGATTCCATGTCAAAATCCGGGCTCAACAGTCCTCTTTCTTCGTCGGCAGGTCGTCTGTTCGACGCGGTCGCAGCCGTTTGCGACCTCTGTTTTGACAGTATGAGTTACGAAGGTGAAGCCGCCATGCGTTTGGAAGGCCTGCTAAATGAAGAATTACTGCTGAAGGAATGGGAAAATGCCTATTTCATGCAAACTGAAACTAACCCACAAAGCAACCGACAGTTACTGGACACCGCTTCCATTATTCCTCAGATACTGAAAGACCTAAACAACCATTTATCCGTTGGACAAGTTTCAGCTCGCTTCCATATCTGTTTGGTCAAAACCTTACTTAAGAGTGCCGAACAGCTGAGAGAGAAGTTTTCTTTCCAATATATTGTTCTAAGCGGCGGCGTTTGCCAAAACGGTTGGTTGATCTGGCTTTTCAGGCAAATGGCACCGCCGGAAATCACATTATTAACCCATCGGAAACTTCCGGCAAACGACCAATCGATTGCGGTGGGACAACTGTGTGCGCTCGCTGCGCGCAGAGTAAATCTGTGTTAG
- a CDS encoding thioredoxin family protein: MGLKKIPVKDFDIAVLTSSLHTPVAVFFTATGCEPCDAVLKMLAELAPQYEDRLHIALLDIEDKEIEPILDLCKVESIPNIKIFHQQQIVAQATGLLNKQQFELLIEPHVLSEAQNRLNLLQQQVELLLSSEQFDMAVELVEVFRQKYPHDDEALLVELAILVQINNIPAALQLIEKLPEHLKQDEKAQAVKDMIESMQNTKQ, from the coding sequence ATGGGCCTGAAAAAAATACCTGTAAAAGACTTCGATATAGCTGTTTTGACTAGTTCACTGCACACTCCAGTAGCTGTATTTTTTACAGCTACTGGCTGTGAACCTTGCGATGCCGTGCTAAAAATGCTAGCTGAACTTGCACCCCAGTATGAAGATCGCTTGCACATAGCTCTGCTTGATATTGAAGATAAAGAAATTGAACCGATACTAGATCTCTGCAAAGTCGAGTCTATTCCGAATATTAAAATTTTCCACCAACAACAAATCGTTGCCCAAGCTACAGGCCTTCTAAACAAGCAACAGTTTGAATTGCTAATCGAACCCCATGTTTTAAGTGAAGCACAAAATCGCCTCAACTTACTACAACAACAGGTCGAACTTCTATTAAGCTCTGAACAATTCGATATGGCAGTGGAACTGGTCGAAGTCTTTCGGCAAAAGTACCCGCATGATGACGAAGCCTTATTAGTTGAGCTGGCAATTCTGGTTCAAATAAACAACATTCCGGCCGCGCTACAACTGATTGAAAAGCTTCCGGAGCATTTGAAGCAGGACGAAAAAGCTCAAGCGGTGAAAGACATGATTGAATCCATGCAAAATACTAAGCAATAA
- a CDS encoding helix-turn-helix domain-containing protein codes for MYESPYRVTLSKLINQKGYSTTTENIDKLCDFFDCEVQDVMQKVKWATE; via the coding sequence ATGTATGAATCGCCATATAGAGTTACTTTATCTAAGCTTATAAATCAGAAAGGCTACAGCACTACAACTGAAAATATTGATAAGTTGTGTGATTTCTTTGATTGTGAAGTTCAGGATGTTATGCAGAAGGTTAAGTGGGCAACTGAATGA